CGCCTCCTTCCCTCCAGCCCGCCCCCCCCGTCCACTCTATTTCGCCTTGCTCTTTCTCGGACTGGCCTGCCTGCCGTTGCTCTTTGGCTCCCTCCTCGTTCGACTTCACGGCCCCCAATTGCAGGCCGCAGCCATCGACGATCTGAGGGCCATCGCCGATCTGAAAGCGGCGCAGATTGAAAGATGGTTGGCCGAACGTCGGGCCGACGCCGAGGTCGTCGCCCACGATGCCGATTTGATCGACCGCATCGCGCAGATGTTGACCTCCGACGCCCCCCTGGCTCGACAAAGGGTTGGCGACCATTTGGCTTGGCTGCAACACGCTTATGGGTACAACGCCATCCTGCTGCTCGACGCGACGGGGCAGGTGGTGATGCAACGACGGCGTGGGCGGGACGAGCAGGAGATGATCGATCCCGATCTCCTCGCACTGGCGTGGCGAACCGGAACCATCCAACGCAGCGACATCTACCACGATCCGGTCGGCGAACAACGTCTCGATTGGGTCATCCCCCTGTTGTCGCGCCATGAGGGGGTAAGCCGACCGCTTGCCGCCATCGTGCTGCACACCCCCCCCGCCGACTTTCTGTTCCCCTTGATTCAAACCTGGCCCACCCCGAGCTCCAGCGCCGAAACGGTGCTGATGCGTCGCGACGGCGAGGATGTGATCTACCTCAACGAGCTGCGCCACCGTCACGACCGGGATGCAAGGCTGCACCTACCCCTGAAACAGGCCGAACTGGCCTCCGCCGCCTTACGGGACAACCGCCCCCGAACGCTGGCAGGCAGGGACTACAGGGGCGTCGAGGTGTTGGCCGCCTTCCATTCGATTCAGGGAACCCCCTGGTTATTGGAAGCGAAGATCGACCGCGCCGAAGTGTTGGTTCCACTCGACGATTTGACCTCCTGGGCTGTAGGGGTCGCCATGGCCGCCGCTTTGGGGTTGGCGATTGCGGCGGTGATGCTGTGGCGGCAGCAACAGCGGGCTGCCGATTGGGCTCATCGCGCCCAGCTCTCGGAGCGAGACCATCTTCTAACGCTCTTCTACGACCTTCCCCTCATCGGAATGGCCATCGCCCCGGTCGACAGTAAACGCTGGCTGCACGTCAACGACCGTCTGTGTCAAATGCTCGGCTACACCGCCGAGGAGCTGACGGCACTGACCTGGGACGAGCTGACCCACCCCGACGATCTGGGCAAAAACCTCGAACTCTTCCAGCAGGCTCTGCGTGGGGAGATCGACAGTTACAGCATGGACAAACGTTATCTGCGCAAGAACGGCAGCACGGTCTACACCGAGCTGCATGTCCAACTGGTCCGCAACTCCGACCACTCTCCAAAATTCTTTGTCGCCACGGTTCAAGACATCACCTCCCGCAAGCAAGCAGAGGCGCGACTTGAGGCGCTCAACCGGCTCTACGCCACACTGAGCGCCACCAACAAGGCGCTGGTTCACCACCGCGATTTGAAAAGTGTGTTCGACGAAATATGCCGGGTAGCGGTCGACGTAGGGGGGTTCGGGTTGGCCTGGATCGGCCGCGTCGACGAAGAGGGCAAAAGCATCGAGGCGATCGCCCGGGCAGGGGAGCGCGAGGATTACCTGCAGTCGATACACATCGTTTTGGACGATCCGATTTTCGGGCAGGGCCCCACCGGCAGGGCGGCCCGTCGCGGCTTGTTCGTGCTGTGCAACGACATCGCCACCGAGCCCCGCATGGACCCCTGGCGTGAGCAATTGCAGCGGCACGGGCTGGCCTCCACGGCCGCCTTTCCGATCGTTGTCGATGAAAAAACCTGGGGGGTCTTGAGCCTCTATTCCCAACAAACCTGCTTCTTCGACGACGAAGAGGTCAACCTGCTCGACGAGATGGCCGAGGACATCGGACTGGCCATCGAGTTGGAACAACTGGAGCAAAAACGGCTCGCCGCCGAGTCGGAACTCCGGGCGAGGGAGGCCCTTTTTCACACCCTGGCCCGGATGGCCCCGGTCGGCATCACCCGTTACAACGCCAATGGCATGCGGATCTACGGCAACGAACGGTGGAGCCAAATCACCGGCATGGAGAGGACCCGAGCCCTCGGCGATCAATGGCTGGCCTGCATCCACACCACCGACCGTCCCCGGGTCCGCGAGGCTTGGCAGGAAATCGTGGCCCAGGGCGAGGGGTTTATCGGGGAATATCGGGTGCGTCGCCCCGACGGCACCATCGTGTGGGTCTACGACCAAACCGCTGCCGAACGGGACAACGCGGGCGCCATCAGCGGCTTCGTCGGCACCTTGACCGACATCTCCGCCTTGAAGGAGGGTCAGGCGCAACTCAATCGCCTGACCTACCACGACACCCTGACCGGTCTGCCCAATCGCGACCTGTTCCAATCAAGGCTCGAACACGCCGTATTGCAGGCCCAACCCCAGGGGGACACGGTGGCGGTCCTCCTCATCGACCTTGATCATTTCAAGCAGATCAACGACGGCTTGGGGCACCCGGCGGGCGATCTGCTCCTCAAGCAGGTGGCCGAACGGATGCGGCGGCGGTTGCACCCCGAGGACACCCTGGCTCGGCTCGGCGGGGATGAGTTCGCGGTGCTGATCGAGCATCTCGACCACGTCGAGGAGGGTGGGCGGATCGCCCAGGGGTTGATCGAGGTGATCGACCCCCCCTTCGTGTTGGAGGGGGGGCACGAGGTGTTCGTCACCGCCAGCGTCGGCATCAGCCTTTTCCCCAACCACGGCAGCACCGCCCATACTTTGATGCAGTTTGCCGACACCGCCATGTATCAAGCCAAAAATCACGGCCGCCATAGTTTCCGCTATTACACCGACGCCCTGACTCAAACGGCGATGCGCCGTCTTTCGTTGGAAAACAAACTGCGCCGAGCGCTCGAAAAAGAGGCATTCGAGGTCTACTACCAGCCGCAAATCGACCTGAAATCGGGTCGGATCGTGGGGGCTGAAGCGCTGCTGCGCTGGACATGTGAAGGCAGCCCGATCCCCCCCAGCCGTTTCATCCCCATCGCCGAGGAGACCGGCTTGATCAATCCGTTGGGGGAGTGGGTACTGCGCAACGTCTGCCGTCAGGGGCAAATCTGGCGAAGCGAGGGGCTTGAGCCCATCCTTTTGGCGGTCAACCTTTCCCCTCGACAATTCACCCAAAGCGACCTGTTCGAACGGGTCGAAGCGATCCTGGCCGAAAGCGGTTTGCCCCCCCATTGGCTCGAAATCGAATTGACCGAAAGCGCTTTGATGAGTGAAGGGGGCAACCCGGCCCACCTGTTGGACCGCCTGAAATCGCTGGGGCTGCATCTATCCCTGGACGACTTCGGCACCGGCTATTCCTCGCTGTCGTACCTGCGCCGCTTTCCCCTGGACAGCATCAAGATCGACCGTAGTTTGGTACGCGACATCCCCCATCATGCCGACGATCTTGAGATCGTCAGCGCCATCATCGGGCTGGCCCATAACCTGGGATTGACGGTGGTGGGGGAGGGCATCGAAACCCGGGAACAACTAGAAACCTTGCGCGGCAAAGGTTGCGACCGTTGCCAAGGGTACCTCTTCAGCAAAGCAGTCCCGGCGCAAGAATTTGCAGCGCTGTTGCGCGAACCGGCGCGCTATGGCCTCACATCAGCTTCAGCCACACCCGCAGCAGACCGCCCTCAACGATCACCTCATTCACGGTCGCCTTAATCTGTGTAGATCGGGTTGGCTGGCCAGCCAGTCGGTGTGCAGCGCCCTCGCTACGTAGCGAGCCGTTTTGCTGCACAAGGGGTTTAAGGAAGCGCTGATTTATTCGCGCTTCCGAGCGCCCCAGGGATGGGTCGCCAAAATAGCGCTGTCGTAGGAGGCGACCAAAGTCGCCGAAGCTCTGCTTTTGGTTTTTGCGTAGCGTGCCGATTCAAGGCAGGCGGCCTTTAATCAGCGTTTCTTTAAGGTGGACGCACCGCAGAGCCTCTCCCCTGTGGGCACTCATGCGGGCGGAGGGTGGCGTGGCGGGGTTGCCTCTTCAGTTCGGGGACAGCAGCCACACAGGTGACCACAAAAACACCCCTCGAACCGCGTCATTCCGGGGCGTGCAGGGAACCCTGAATCCACCCCAACCCCCATCCTCACCATGGATCGAACCGGTTGTGCCAACGGGTGAATCCGGGGTGCGCTGTGCTCATCTGAGCCTGTCGAGGGGTCCATGAGGGGGCGAGGGGGGAACCCATGATGCTTCATCGCGCCGAGGGCGGCGCTCCTACCGCTTGACGCGATCGCCCCCATCGCGCCGAGGGCGGCGCTCCTACCGCTTGACGCTGCCGCCCCCTATCGCGCCGAGGGCGGCGCTCCTACCGCTTGACGCTGCCGCCCCCCATCGCGCCGAGGACGGCGCTCCTACCGCTTGACGCGATCGCCCCCCATCGCGCCGAGGGCGGCGCTCCTACCGCTTGACGCGATCGCCCCCCATCGCGCCGAGGGCGGCGCTCCTACCGCTTGACGCGATCGCCCCCATCGCGCCGGGGGCGGCGCTCCTACCGCTTGACGCTGCCGCCCCCATCGCGCCGAGGGCGGCGCTCCTACCGCTTGACGCTGCCGCCCCCTATCGCGCCGAGGGCGGCGCTCCTGCCGCCCCAACAACCTACCCCCGCACCCGCGCCAGCGCCGCCATCACCTCCAACAACCGGGGCATCGCCACATCCCCGTCGGGCCGCTCACTCAACCCCGCCACCCCTTGAGCCAGCACCTGCGCCACCGCCGCCACCGGGTTTTCAATCACCGTCCCCCCCTGCCCCAACCGGGCCAGAATCTGACCGATCCCCCGCACCTGGCTGGAATCGGCGATCTGCTCCACCGCCCGTAGGTCGATGTCGCTCCGCCCCAGCACCAAACCCTCGCACCCCTTGGCCTGGATCTTTATGCGTCCCGGCTTGGTTTCGGCGTTCAAGCGGCGGGGATCGAGGGGGACCGACACGAACATGGGCAAAGGACCGCCCCCTTCGGGCAAACGGCGGGAGGGGTGGGTCGCCGCCGCTTGCCACGCCTGGTCGGTCACCTCTTCCGGCACCCCCGCGTTCATTCGAATCACGGTGTCGGCCACCTCGAAGTAATCGCCGCTGCCCCCCATCGCCAACACCACGTCGACCCCCGCTTCATTGCGCAGTTGGGCGATGCGGTCGATCAACGGGGTGATCGGCTCGCCCGCCTTGGCCACCAAGGTCTGCATCCGCTCGTCTCGAATCATGAAGTTGGTCGCCGAGGTGTCCTCGTCGACCAGCAAAACGCTCGCCCCCGCCGCCAACCCCTCGACGATGGCCGCCGCCTGGCTGGTCGATCCAGAGGCCAGATCGGTGGTGAAGCGGCGGGTGTCGCTGCCGAAGGGGAGCGCTCCGATGAAGGGGGAGAGATCGACCCCGGTCACCGCCCGCCCATCCTCGGCCCGCACCTTGAGGGCGGTGGGGTCGCTGACCACAAGCTGCCGCCCGTCGCCGGGGATGTGGTCGTAGACCCCTTGGGCGATGGCGGCCAGCAGGGTCGATTTGCCGTGAAAGCCCCCCCCGACGATCAGGGTAACCCCCTTGGGGATCCCCATCCCGACCACCACCCCGGCATGGGGGGCGGTCAGGGTCACCTTGAGGGATTCGGGGATGTGCAGAGGCAAGGCGTTCACGGCGGGGCGGTCGTCGACACCGCTGCGTCGCGGCAGCACCGACCCCTCGGCCAAAAAGGCGACCAGCCCGTGGGCGCCCAGTTGACTGCGCAGGGCGGCTTGATCCTCCACCGCGTCGCAGTGGCTTTGCAGCCCCTCGGCGTCGATGTTTTCACCCAACATCGCCGCCAGCGTCTCGGGCAGGGTTTGCCCCAGCAACACCGCCGCTTTGTGGCCCAGAATCCGCCGTCCGGCGGCGGGCAGATGGGCGGTCAGCCGCAGCTCGATGCCGACCTCGTCGAAGAGGCAGGCGGAGCGCTCCAGAACCGTCTGCCCCCCTGCGTCGATGTGCAGATCCCGGCAACCGTGGGCGGCGCGGGCGAAGGCGCGGGCGATGAAGTCTCGGGCGGCGCGCTGCCGTTCGGCATTGCGGCGGGCGTGGTCGGGGATGCCGGTCGCCCCCCAGGGGATCAGCACCCGCAGGCGCGACGGGGGGGCGAAGGGGTCGGCCTGGATGTGGTCGATCAGCAGGGAGGCGTCGGGCCAGCCGAGCAGGTCGTGCCGCCCTTTGAGCGACTTGTAGGCGCCAAAGGATTGTCCATCCAGGCGGCGGCAGCGCTCGACGATCCCCTTCACAGCGTGATCGCCCCCTTGATGGTCGAGACCATCTCGTAATAGCGGATGACCTCGTCGGTGGAATGGACGGTGAACCGCGCCGTCAACCCCACATATTTACCGCCGCTGGAGTGGCGGTGCTTGAGTTCGTGGCCGCTGAAGATCTTCTCGACCAAGGGGACTTGATCGGCGGGGACGACAAACTTGAAGGTGTAGGGCTCGGGCCAGGTGTGGTGGTCGTCGAGCTTTTCACGCAGGGAATGGAATTCGGGGAAGGACATGGGGGCCTCGGGGGTTGGGGCTTGAAGAGGGGGAAAGGATAACAGGGGATTGATCGGGAAGGGTGGCGCGACGAGACGATGGCGGACACCATTGCCCGACTGGACGGTCGTCCATCCGCCAATCGAAACGATCCGGTTGCCCATCCCCATGGACCGATTGACCCCCGAACGCCGACACCGGTTGATGAGCCGGGTCCGCTCGAAAGACACCCAACCCGAAACGATCATACGGCGCATGGTCTTCGGAATGGGGTACCGGTACCGTTTGCACGACAAACGGTTTCCCGGCAAGCCGGATTTGGTCTTCATCGGCCGAAAAAAAGCGATTTTCGTCAACGGCTGCTTCTGGCACGGCCACATCGGTTGCCGTTACGCCCGAACGCCCAAATCCAACGTGTCGTTCTGGAAAGAAAAAATCGAACGCAACCGCGAACGCGACCGGTTCAACCTGAAACGGCTGGAAGCTTTGGGATGGAAGGTTCTGGTCGTCTGGCAATGCGAACTCAAAGATAAAGAAGCGCTCGCAGGTACCCTGTATGAATTCCTCGAACACGCCTAATCGCCGCCCCATCGGCATCGATCTTTTCTCGGGCGCCGGGGGGCTTTCGCTCGGCTTCGAACAAGCCGGTTTCGATATCGCGGCCGCCGTCGAAATCGATCCCATCCATTGCGCGACCCACGAATACAACTTCCCGGACTCGACCGCCATCTGCGCCAGCGTCGTCGATCTCGACGGCGACGAAATCCGCCGCCGCGCGCGACTCGGTTCGCAAGACATCGACGTCGTGTTCGGCGGAGCCCCTTGTCAGGGATTTTCGCTCATCGGCAAACGGGCTCTCGACGATCCGAGGAACGAACTGGTTTTCCATTACGTGCGGTTGATCGGAGCGTTGCGACCCAGGTATTTCGTCTTCGAGAACGTCAAGGGACTGACGCTCGGAAAACACGCGCGGTTTTTGGAGGAGTTCGTCTCGGCCCTGCGCGATCTCGGTTACGACGTTTTGCAACCCCATCGCGTATTGAATGCGGCCGATTATGGCGTCCCCCAGGATCGCCAAAGGCTGTTCGTCGTCGGTGCCCGAAAAGGGTTGCCGCTTCCCGCCTACCCCGCATCCGTCGAACGTCGAACGACCGTTTGGGAGGCCATCGGAGATTTGCCCAACGCCGACGACTTCGACGAATTGAATGCCCGCGATTCGGTGCGTACACGCTGGACGACCCAAGCGCACTATGCCCGTATGCTGAGAACGCTCGAACCCGATCCCGCCGATTTCGGCTATCGTCGGGAATTCGACCCGGACCTGCTCACCTCCAGCCTTCGCACCGAACACACCGACGTTTCGAAACGACGTTTCGCCGAGACGGAGCACGGGAAGACGGAACCCGTC
The window above is part of the Proteobacteria bacterium CG1_02_64_396 genome. Proteins encoded here:
- a CDS encoding very short patch repair endonuclease; translation: MDRLTPERRHRLMSRVRSKDTQPETIIRRMVFGMGYRYRLHDKRFPGKPDLVFIGRKKAIFVNGCFWHGHIGCRYARTPKSNVSFWKEKIERNRERDRFNLKRLEALGWKVLVVWQCELKDKEALAGTLYEFLEHA
- a CDS encoding isopentenyl-diphosphate delta-isomerase; this translates as MKGIVERCRRLDGQSFGAYKSLKGRHDLLGWPDASLLIDHIQADPFAPPSRLRVLIPWGATGIPDHARRNAERQRAARDFIARAFARAAHGCRDLHIDAGGQTVLERSACLFDEVGIELRLTAHLPAAGRRILGHKAAVLLGQTLPETLAAMLGENIDAEGLQSHCDAVEDQAALRSQLGAHGLVAFLAEGSVLPRRSGVDDRPAVNALPLHIPESLKVTLTAPHAGVVVGMGIPKGVTLIVGGGFHGKSTLLAAIAQGVYDHIPGDGRQLVVSDPTALKVRAEDGRAVTGVDLSPFIGALPFGSDTRRFTTDLASGSTSQAAAIVEGLAAGASVLLVDEDTSATNFMIRDERMQTLVAKAGEPITPLIDRIAQLRNEAGVDVVLAMGGSGDYFEVADTVIRMNAGVPEEVTDQAWQAAATHPSRRLPEGGGPLPMFVSVPLDPRRLNAETKPGRIKIQAKGCEGLVLGRSDIDLRAVEQIADSSQVRGIGQILARLGQGGTVIENPVAAVAQVLAQGVAGLSERPDGDVAMPRLLEVMAALARVRG
- a CDS encoding DNA (cytosine-5-)-methyltransferase, which encodes MNSSNTPNRRPIGIDLFSGAGGLSLGFEQAGFDIAAAVEIDPIHCATHEYNFPDSTAICASVVDLDGDEIRRRARLGSQDIDVVFGGAPCQGFSLIGKRALDDPRNELVFHYVRLIGALRPRYFVFENVKGLTLGKHARFLEEFVSALRDLGYDVLQPHRVLNAADYGVPQDRQRLFVVGARKGLPLPAYPASVERRTTVWEAIGDLPNADDFDELNARDSVRTRWTTQAHYARMLRTLEPDPADFGYRREFDPDLLTSSLRTEHTDVSKRRFAETEHGKTEPVSRFRKLPPEGLCNTLRAGTDSARGAFTSPRPIHPHLPRVITVREAARLHSYPDWFRFHATKWHGFRQIGNSVPPLLGRAVASKIVETLDIVPIKPEKILRPGKIDLLRFEMGQAAKYFDVPRNTIAQRNRRTPDAQPELWKDSHAG